A genomic segment from Colletotrichum higginsianum IMI 349063 chromosome 5, whole genome shotgun sequence encodes:
- a CDS encoding Cellobiose dehydrogenase: MTAPSVPSSHLLTFKAFILAFLFCYTVILASAQDDDDDEPTSSAAQRSAPFVDQATGLPMERFFGARTQFGFAMALPEEPSPSSFIGQLSFPLVDGAGWGAMGLTGDMEGNFFLAAWPDGRGGVMATFRQATDEENPPEVTGRFAVRPIADGVSVNATSLTYTFLCENCLDATLGLGPEAAGAGADAVMGWALSERAVRNPGDPGANLGFHERGFGPFTARLGSARSAGFGAVAATAGAPVGSSNRAVAVTPNAFRGEGEGEGDEGGGGGGGGRRGDDDDD, from the coding sequence ATGACGGCCCCGTCTGTCCCCTCGTCTCATCTTCTCACCTTCAAAGCCTTCATACTCGCCTTCCTCTTCTGCTACaccgtcatcctcgccagcgcccaggacgacgacgacgacgaaccgacctcgtcggcagCCCAACGGAGCGCCCCCTTCGTGGACCAGGCCACCGGCCTCCCGATGGAGCGCTTCTTCGGCGCCCGCACCCAGTTCGGCTTCGCCATGGCCCTCCCCGAGGAgccctcgccgtcatcctTCATCGGCCAGCTCTCGTTCCCGctggtcgacggcgccgggtgGGGGGCCATGGGCCTCACCGGCGACATGGAGGGCAACTTCTTTCTCGCGGCGTGGCCGGACGGCCGGGGCGGCGTCATGGCGACGTTCCGCCAGgcgacggacgaggagaaccCGCCCGAGGTGACGGGCCGCTTCGCCGTGCGGCCCATCGCGGACGGCGTCTCGGTCAACGCGACGTCCCTCACGTACACGTTCCTCTGCGAGAACTGCCTCGACGCGACGCTGGGGCTGGGGCCCGAggccgcgggcgcgggcgccgacgccgtcatggGCTGGGCGTTGTCGGAGCGGGCGGTGAGGAACCCGGGGGACCCCGGGGCGAACCTGGGGTTCCACGAGCGCGGCTTCGGGCCGTTCACGGCGCGTCTGGGGAGCGCGCGGTCCGCCGGGTTCGGTGCGGTTGCCGCGACGGCGGGCGCGCCGGTGGGCAGTTCCAACAGGGCGGTTGCCGTGACGCCGAATGCCTTccggggggagggcgagggcgagggcgatgaaggtggtggtggtggtggtggtggtcgtcgcggcgatgatgatgatgactgA
- a CDS encoding Flavoprotein, whose amino-acid sequence MDPPDPLPLRITRSASSSSSLHFKPRDRKLHLLVAANGPRDISWAQTLVVRLSKSSAIDMRAIVDDAVPRLTQTVITMQNRSMTLPLGPSRAGSEADVDDIEFYRQQAFELVEWADLLVLAPIDADNMAKMMAGIADTFLLEVLRGWDMTKKILLVPGMSTHMWENPVTKRQLNKINAKWPWVRAMPPILWHYDGAHKNPKRIVNWNGFNDVLGIIKNQADLLGLGRDVDVVTHLGYLASGDPRVYSNLPPEIWTIILDYAGDWELAQALGIFTNLPMPHPWKLHPSDPDDPLKVYKHELEWLVLTCDSTSVCKKLLQSPPAFHELPALVIKLLIRFSLIEVLAWMEANRPDLFQAFDGKVLATKASAYFGRPDVLDYWKESRYFRGRHQQCYDAEALDGASKNGYIQVLDWWWRRSGLPLRFTEAALEQASGKGHLLVLEWWRDAAAQDDTIVLRPGKSLLWAAQHGQIDVIRWWMASGIPVAHGDGVAKIASRWGQVGVLELWRKLKGDDKLAFDGEVLVQPTIHQHIGVLEWWRKFAYGELEGMEGRKHRVEYRTCDIEEALEDSIGDQEPVRRWWASNGLNLGLRNVEWMRPRYL is encoded by the coding sequence ATGGATCCCCCCGATCCCCTGCCGCTGCGTATAACGCGGagcgcctcctcgtcctcttccctccaCTTCAAACCCCGCGACCGGAAACTTCACCTGctggtcgccgccaacggcccCCGCGATATATCATGGGCCCagaccctcgtcgtccgcctcTCCAAGAGCTCCGCCATCGACATgcgcgccatcgtcgacgacgccgttcCACGCCTCACCCAGACCGTCATCACCATGCAGAACCGCTCCATGACGCTGCCTCTAGGGCCTTCGCGCGCCGGCTCCGAggccgatgtcgacgacaTTGAATTCTACCGTCAGCAGGCCTTTGAGCTCGTCGAGTGGGCCGACCTGCTCGTCTTGGCCcccatcgacgccgacaacatggccaagatgatggccggcatcgccgacACCTTTTTGCTCGAGGTCCTCAGGGGTTGGGACATGACCAAGAAGATTCTGCTCGTCCCCGGCATGAGCACCCACATGTGGGAGAACCCCGTCACCAAGCGGCAGCTCAACAAGATCAATGCAAAGTGGCCTTGGGTCCGCGCCATGCCCCCCATCCTGTGGCACTACGACGGCGCCCACAAGAACCCCAAGCGCATCGTCAACTGGAACGGCTTCAACGACGTCCTGGGCATCATCAAGAACCAGGCCGACCTGCTCGGCCTGGgccgcgacgtcgacgtcgtcacccACCTCGGCTACCTCGCCTCGGGCGATCCGCGCGTCTACTCCAACCTGCCCCCCGAGATCTGGACCATCATCCTCGACTACGCCGGCGACTGGGAActcgcccaggccctcggcaTCTTCACCAACCTGCCCATGCCGCACCCCTGGAAGCTGCATCCGAGCGACCCCGACGACCCGCTCAAGGTCTACAAGCACGAGCTCGAGTGGCTCGTCCTTACCTGCGACTCGACCTCGGTCTGCAAAAAGCTGCTCCAGTCCCCGCCCGCCTTCCACGAGCTTCCCGCTCTCGTCATCAAACTACTGATCCGCTTCTCGCTCATCGAGGTGCTCGCCTGGATGGAAGCCAACCGGCCCGACCTCTTCCAGGCCTTTGACGGCAAAGTCCTCGCCACCAAGGCATCGGCCTACTTTGGCCGCCCCGACGTCCTCGACTACTGGAAAGAGAGCCGCTACTTCCGCGGCCGCCACCAGCAGTGCTACGACGCCGAAGCCCTGGACGGCGCATCCAAGAACGGCTACATCCAGGTCCTCGACTGGTGGTGGCGCCGTTCCGGGCTGCCTCTCCGCTtcaccgaggccgccctcgagcagGCCAGCGGAAAGGGCCACCTCCTGGTGCTCGAGTGGTggcgcgacgccgccgcccaggacGACACTATTGTACTGAGGCCCGGCAAATCGCTGCTGTGGGCTGCCCAGCACGGCCAGATCGACGTCATCCGCTGGTGGATGGCATCTGGCATCCCCGTGGCCcacggcgatggcgtggCCAAGATCGCCTCACGCTGGGGCCAGGTCGGCGTGCTCGAGCTCTGGCGGAAGCtcaagggcgacgacaagctcgcctttgacggcgaggtcctcgtccAGCCGACGATCCACCAGCACATTGGCGTCCTCGAGTGGTGGCGCAAGTTTGCGtacggcgagctcgagggaATGGAAGGGCGCAAGCACCGCGTCGAATACCGGACGTGCGACATTGAAGAGGCCCTGGAGGACAGCATCGGCGACCAGGAGCCGGTGCGAAGGTGGTGGGCCAGCAACGGGCTTAACCTGGGCCTGCGCAACGTCGAGTGGATGAGGCCGAGGTATCTGTAG
- a CDS encoding YjfJ protein, with protein MTRPSVLQPLTLCLWSLLLAGTAAHLLQDRAYKDKFDNVYYVTQGEWACSELKLERIQSGIKEAHRLAEKSINVLKTRGSETSPAFSLWFGKSNATPQMVDILLMQHYRTALSHLPSPKNPKKTRFYFDKVPKFRAIKDDKKPTLNSIVYACPPDNDSAKMCSPENSATVLYKQRGKSATKRPTILGFCPTYFKHGVFAKNLDMVDNYRRDRKTDKPSRGFLLLHELQHMSKATSPDPPAEDLDAPASTSSRNIKCYSPECCAELPDSDKIRNAENYALFALHVAAFPETGKPIA; from the exons ATGACGCGCCCTAGCGTCCTACAACCCCTAACCCTCTGTTTATGGAGTTTACTTCTTGCTGGGACGGCGGCACACCTTTTGCAAGACCGCGCCTATAAAGACAAATTCGACAACGTTTACTATGTCACACAGGGCGAATGGGCATGCAGCGAGCTCAAGTTAGAGCGTATCCAATCTGGGATTAAAGAGGCACATAGACTTGCTGAAAAGTCTATTAATGTACTAAAGACTAGAGGTTCTGAAACATCGCCTGCATTTAGCCTGTGGTTTGGGAAGA GTAATGCTACCCCTCAAATGGTAGACATCCTTCTTATGCAACACTACCGAACCGCCTTGTCACATCTACCTTCTCCTAAGAATCCTAAGAAGACACGGTTTTATTTTGACAAAGTCCCTAAATTCAGGGCGATTAAAGACGACAAGAAACCAACACTCAACTCTATTGTCTACGCATGTCCTCCTGATAACGACTCAGCCAAGATGTGTAGTCCAGAGAACTCGGCTACCGTTCTCTACAAGCAACGTGGCAAATCTGCAACAAAACGCCCAACTATACTAGGCTTCTGCCCCACCTACTTTAAGCATGGGGTCTTTGCTAAAAACCTTGACATGGTGGACAATTATCGGAGAGATCGCAAGACTGATAAGCCATCCAGAGGCTTCCTATTACTGCATGAGCTTCAGCATATGTCAAAGGCAACGTCTCCCGACCCTCCTGCCGAGGACCTAGATGCGCCGGCCTCCACCAGTTCTAGAAACATCAAATGCTATTCTCCGGAATG CTGTGCGGAACTCCCCGACTCTGATAAGATCCGAAATGCCGAAAACTATGCGCTCTTTGCCCTTCATGTTGCCGCATTCCCAGAAACTGGGAAACCAATCGCGTGA